The genomic interval CCGTTCTATATGTTTTAACTAATGTATATGAgattaattttattgtattactgttattgtgttgttgtgttattagtagtaACAAAATCTGAATATTTCTGTTCCTAGGACTACAGCTCCTGTAATCCACAACCCCTATCAGCTGTGGTAGTTAGCCTCCTATTGATGATTTTTGCATTGTATAGTCCGACAAATATGGTTTATAAGGTATGGTTATATGGGTTATATAATCTGCAAGATATTTTGTGTAAATTACATAAggtattttcatatattacagAGGACTAGTGATGTATTAGTTTATGATGCGACGCAGTGGgcctggtgggggagggggaggagggggtttcaGCAAGCCTCCTCCAGCCCCCCTCACACATGGAGGTAGCGGTCGGGTGCGGCTCCACACTCCTGAGGTCAATGGAACTCATGTGAAAGATCGATTTGGGTGTGTAACATGCAGTCTATGAAGTTCATTTTATAGGGATGTTGCAGAGATATTACTTATTGATcatgttctgttgtgtgtgtatgtaatctgAATATTGTGTTTTGAAAATAGATAATTGTCATAATATTTACATAGAAAACTAATTACTTTTAGGTGCACTTTCCTCCTGTCTCCTGTCCTTTNNNNNNNNNNNNNNNNNNNNNNNNNNNNNNNNNNNNNNNNNNNNNNNNNNNNNNNNNNNNNNTATAAGAGCTCATTCAACAGATCTCCACGTGAAAGATCTCCGAGCTTAGTGAGCAgccttcctctctcgccctcacaCCCAAGCAGCAGAGAGAAGTCACCAAATCCTGCATCACAAGATCTGCATGACTGCTCTATGTGTCTCTCTGCCTACATCCAGGTATTTTAGCTTCTAACTCTTTAGGTAATTAGTCTTAATGGGGAATTTCACACATATTAATGTCTTCCAAAagaattaaaatgttatatattttctaaagatATGATTTCAGTATTAGCAATTGGATAAATATTTAGCtattataaaaagaaagtgaagaaggaaagatgatgttcaaaacaattttccttttatttcagtCACTAAACACTGTCTGTGGCACAGCCTGCCGCTTATCCCAGTGCTTGGCCCAAGTGTGCACAGAGGCGGGTTTTGTTGACCCTTACTCAGCACCAGGCATGACAACGCAGCCTGTTAGGGAAGCTGCTGATGCATGGGAGGGAGTTGCTCGAGCTGTAGGTGTGGCCAGTGCAGCAGTCAAAACACAGATGCTGGTTCTACTCCAGGAAGTGCAGTCACGGCAAGACATGTCTGACACTATCCGCCGGCAGGAGATAAGTCGGGTAAGAATGGAAGGAGAAATTGAAAAGtagaaggaaaggataaaaaaagagagaataagggagagtgGAAGCAATGTGAGATCagaggaaaaataggaagaatagGCAGTACAAGGTGAAAGGAAAAATTTATGAGCACATGGGATTTGTATTAAGAAATGTCTGTAGTCTCTTCAGANNNNNNNNNNNNNNNNNNNNNNNNNNCTTAATGAAATAAAGTGACTTATTGAGTTAATGTCTAGATATTAGTCTTTTCTTCGATGTCTtaaattatgagaaaaaaaaaaggtaagagtaGAACATCACATTCTCCTAAATCTTCCAGGTTGCTCAGGCAATGCTGTCTGCCTTCCTGGGTCTGCAGTACCAGTTCTCAGCTGTGGTCATTGAGCGCTTCACTGCCATCCTACAAGCCCTGCGGGATGATAGCCAGAGCTATGGTTGCCAGAGCATGTCATCACAGGGCCTACCATCTCAGGGAGTGCCCTCACAGGGGATGTCATCGCAGGCTCCTATGGGGCTGCCCATGGGGGGCAAAACTTGTCAGGGCCCAGTTCCTGGTCAGGTTGTGGATCCACAGCAGCTGCCGGTGTCTAGTCAGTATGTCCCGCAAGTGGCGGGCCAACCTTCTTGGCCGCCCTCTGGTCCacaaccacctccacctccttcattgCCACCAGGTCTAAAGGGTGTCCAACCTGTACCACTGCTGGAGAGCCCAGGGAAGGAAGACAAGCCCCGCAGCCGCCACCCCTCAGGGGGTCACTCCCGCCACTCCCCTGCTGCCCCTGGCTGGTCCAACCCGGGCAGTGCAGTTGGCGTTCCTAACAATACCAGTTATAACTCAAACTCCAATTATGCCTCTAGTCTTAGTCTTAGCATGAACAATAGTAACACACTGTCACCTGGCTCGTGCTATGGGCTCTTCTCACACATGAATGGGGGAGGCAGCGCAGGCTGGCACACCGACGCCATTTCCCGTCGATGGTCCATGGGTGGGCCAAGCACAGAGGGCTGGGAGAGGAGCTCTAGCCTGGGGCCCTTTAGTCTGATTGCTAACAGAAGGTGGTCAGTCCCAGAGGCAAGTGAGCATGATGTCAGTAACATGAGTGAAGCGGACTCCATGAATGACTTTTATGGCCTTCAGGGAGATTGGAGTGGGACCATTGGCTGTGGCTCCACATCTTGGGGGTCTAGAGGGGTTCTCCAGTTACCATCACGTGATAGTAGTGTCACAAGAAGCCCCAGCCACAGTCGTTCTGTTACACCAGGTAAACAAAAGTGATTATAATTGTTAACTCCATGTAAATTTGGCACCCATCTACAAGTATATCATTGAGGGTTTGTTGCCTAAGAGTGTTAAGTGTTATCACATAATCAGTGGGAATGTCCCATGTAGGGTGAAAG from Penaeus monodon isolate SGIC_2016 chromosome 21, NSTDA_Pmon_1, whole genome shotgun sequence carries:
- the LOC119586381 gene encoding uncharacterized protein LOC119586381 (The sequence of the model RefSeq protein was modified relative to this genomic sequence to represent the inferred CDS: added 93 bases not found in genome assembly) gives rise to the protein MMRRSGPGGGGGGGGFSKPPPAPLTHGGSGRVRLHTPEVNGTHVKDRFGSPRERSPSLVSSLPLSPSHPSSREKSPNPASQDLHDCSMCLSAYIQSLNTVCGTACRLSQCLAQVCTEAGFVDPYSAPGMTTQPVREAADAWEGVARAVGVASAAVKTQMLVLLQEVQSRQDMSDTIRRQEISRVAQAMLSAFLGLQYQFSAVVIERFTAILQALRDDSQSYGCQSMSSQGLPSQGVPSQGMSSQAPMGLPMGGKTCQGPVPGQVVDPQQLPVSSQYVPQVAGQPSWPPSGPQPPPPPSLPPGLKGVQPVPLLESPGKEDKPRSRHPSGGHSRHSPAAPGWSNPGSAVGVPNNTSYNSNSNYASSLSLSMNNSNTLSPGSCYGLFSHMNGGGSAGWHTDAISRRWSMGGPSTEGWERSSSLGPFSLIANRRWSVPEASEHDVSNMSEADSMNDFYGLQGDWSGTIGCGSTSWGSRGVLQLPSRDSSVTRSPSHSRSVTPDPGRQAAFISNEELQEVIDLLSLPLTADTSLISSTNVGSFGGRGRWIGERGRRRGRKRNQKRRGGRKESR